From Rhodopirellula islandica, the proteins below share one genomic window:
- a CDS encoding DUF4870 domain-containing protein produces the protein MQTEQNSSTNTWAMALHFSQFAGYVIPFAGFLAPIVIWQLKKDDMPELDPHGRNIANWLITEFIASIVFAILAVIGIGLLGFLILAVLSVVFPIIGGIKASQGEIWKYPLTYRFV, from the coding sequence ATGCAAACTGAACAAAATAGCAGCACGAACACCTGGGCGATGGCCCTTCATTTCTCACAATTCGCCGGGTACGTCATCCCGTTCGCTGGCTTCTTGGCGCCAATCGTGATCTGGCAGCTGAAAAAAGATGACATGCCGGAGCTCGATCCCCACGGGCGGAACATCGCCAACTGGTTGATCACCGAATTCATTGCCAGCATCGTGTTCGCAATTCTCGCAGTGATCGGCATTGGGCTGCTGGGATTCCTCATCCTTGCCGTTTTGAGTGTGGTTTTCCCAATCATCGGTGGGATCAAAGCCAGCCAAGGGGAAATCTGGAAGTACCCGTTGACCTATCGATTCGTCTGA
- a CDS encoding GNAT family N-acetyltransferase, translating to MSTETSSSNDSQPAKLDVEILRVDYTHEPHRKSLLRLLSEYANDPAIGSPGLSKRAQQRVATELAQRPNAVSIFAMINHPNNRAEAIGLANCFEVFSTFAAAPVLNVHDVMVSAPHRGKGIGSILMQAITDLANERNCCKVTLEVYRGNQPARSLYSKNGFAGTEMDSELGETLFLSKRLAGDE from the coding sequence ATGTCGACGGAAACAAGCTCCTCCAACGACTCCCAACCGGCCAAACTGGACGTCGAAATCCTCCGCGTCGACTACACACACGAACCGCACCGGAAATCACTGCTTCGTTTGCTATCTGAATACGCCAATGACCCGGCAATCGGGAGCCCAGGCCTGAGCAAACGGGCCCAACAACGCGTTGCCACCGAATTGGCACAACGGCCCAACGCGGTTTCTATCTTCGCGATGATCAACCATCCGAACAATCGAGCCGAGGCCATTGGACTGGCAAACTGCTTTGAAGTCTTTTCGACCTTCGCAGCGGCCCCCGTCCTGAACGTGCACGATGTGATGGTCAGCGCTCCCCATCGCGGAAAAGGCATCGGATCCATTCTGATGCAAGCGATCACGGATCTCGCAAACGAACGAAATTGCTGCAAAGTCACCCTCGAAGTTTATCGCGGAAACCAACCAGCTCGATCTCTCTACTCCAAGAACGGATTCGCAGGGACAGAGATGGACTCCGAACTGGGGGAGACACTTTTTCTCTCCAAGCGCCTTGCCGGAGACGAATAA
- the ppk1 gene encoding polyphosphate kinase 1 has protein sequence MTLSHDPEPSQSVGKRPSKSSKTTSRRKVDDSFADAPRFINRELGWLEFNARVLDQADDPAVQLLERAKFLAITSSNLDEFMMVRVGSLKLQAMSGGGRRDPSGRTATEQLQAISERCQAHVDRQYQLLKNELLPLLSEHHINQIDPAECSDRSLAAAERHFRGDVLAVLSPQALHDRRFPMLPGLGIHLCVQLSPGDEIGPQPTPAATDSLADRVQSNQKQHESSKQPASLAHDSPASKDEAPETQFAVIPLGRTLGRVIPLPIEKAPIDKATAPQNSVDTSPTESGYAYALLEDLVSHFVNEFFPGREVIQCKPFRITRNADIELREDGAGDLLGGMEEVLESRRLSDVVRLEIDANANPDIRDYLIKSFQVDPQFVFDIDGPLDLTYLFSLHGLKGMNSLRDEEWPPQRSPKINPAESMFTSISEGDIMLMHPYESFDPVVRLLEEAAVDPDVLAVKQILYRTSRNSPIVAALMRAAERGKYVTAIVELKARFDEARNIEWAREMEQAGVQVIYGIRGLKTHAKVCIIVRREPQGLVRYVHFGTGNYNEVTANLYGDISVLTCDEILGTDATMFFNAVTGASQPQPLQQLGMAPLTLRRQILELIQGETERSRQGQKGEIIAKMNALVDTEVIDALYLASQAGVKIRLNVRGVCCLRPGVPGMSETIEVVSIVDRFLEHARTFYFRHGGDHEMFISSADWMPRNLDRRVELLVPVIDPEARKRLRETLQLYFRDNQNAWRMQPDGSYQRLRPRKNQAPMRVQETLYHQVVENRKAAKQDSQSTFETHRPD, from the coding sequence TTGACGTTGTCCCACGACCCCGAGCCCTCCCAGTCCGTCGGCAAACGCCCTTCCAAAAGCTCCAAAACCACGTCGCGGCGAAAGGTCGACGACTCGTTCGCTGACGCTCCTCGGTTCATCAATCGCGAACTGGGATGGCTGGAATTCAACGCTCGTGTCCTGGATCAAGCCGATGATCCAGCGGTGCAATTGCTGGAACGAGCCAAATTCCTGGCGATCACCAGCTCGAACTTGGATGAGTTCATGATGGTCCGCGTGGGCAGTTTGAAACTGCAAGCGATGAGCGGTGGCGGACGGCGTGACCCATCCGGCCGCACCGCGACGGAACAGTTGCAAGCGATCTCAGAACGCTGCCAAGCTCATGTCGACCGGCAGTACCAGTTGCTGAAAAACGAACTGCTGCCGTTGCTCAGCGAACATCACATCAACCAAATCGACCCGGCCGAATGCAGCGACCGCTCGCTTGCGGCGGCAGAACGCCATTTTCGCGGCGACGTGCTGGCAGTCCTGTCCCCCCAAGCCCTGCACGACCGACGCTTCCCCATGCTGCCCGGGCTAGGAATCCATCTGTGTGTGCAGCTGAGCCCGGGCGATGAGATCGGCCCTCAACCGACACCAGCGGCAACGGACTCCCTTGCGGATCGAGTCCAGTCAAACCAAAAACAGCACGAATCGTCCAAGCAACCAGCTTCGCTCGCCCACGATTCACCCGCCTCCAAAGACGAAGCTCCCGAGACTCAATTCGCGGTCATTCCACTCGGACGCACCCTCGGACGTGTCATTCCACTGCCCATCGAAAAGGCCCCGATCGACAAGGCAACTGCTCCCCAAAACAGCGTGGACACATCACCCACCGAATCTGGCTACGCCTACGCGCTGCTGGAAGATCTGGTGTCACATTTCGTCAACGAGTTCTTCCCCGGTCGCGAAGTCATTCAGTGCAAACCGTTCCGGATCACTCGCAACGCGGACATTGAACTCCGCGAAGACGGTGCGGGTGACTTGCTCGGCGGCATGGAAGAAGTCCTCGAAAGTCGACGCTTGTCAGACGTGGTTCGACTGGAAATCGATGCCAACGCGAATCCCGATATTCGCGACTATCTGATCAAGAGCTTCCAGGTTGACCCGCAGTTTGTCTTCGACATCGATGGCCCCCTGGACCTGACGTATCTGTTCTCGCTGCATGGCCTGAAGGGCATGAACTCCCTTCGCGACGAGGAATGGCCGCCGCAACGAAGCCCCAAGATCAATCCCGCCGAGTCCATGTTCACGTCGATCTCCGAAGGGGACATCATGCTGATGCACCCCTACGAGTCCTTTGATCCGGTGGTGCGATTGCTGGAAGAAGCCGCGGTCGACCCAGACGTCCTGGCCGTCAAGCAAATCCTGTATCGAACCAGCCGCAACAGCCCAATCGTGGCCGCGCTCATGCGAGCGGCGGAGCGAGGCAAGTACGTCACCGCGATCGTGGAACTGAAAGCTCGTTTCGATGAAGCCCGCAACATCGAATGGGCTCGCGAAATGGAACAGGCCGGGGTGCAGGTCATTTACGGCATCCGTGGCCTCAAAACGCACGCCAAAGTGTGCATCATCGTTCGCCGCGAACCCCAGGGACTGGTCCGCTACGTTCACTTCGGAACCGGCAACTACAACGAGGTCACCGCCAACCTGTACGGCGACATTTCGGTGCTGACCTGCGATGAAATCTTGGGCACCGACGCGACGATGTTCTTCAACGCCGTCACGGGGGCCAGCCAACCGCAACCACTGCAACAACTCGGCATGGCACCGCTGACGCTGCGGCGTCAAATCCTGGAGCTGATCCAAGGCGAAACGGAACGTTCCCGGCAGGGACAAAAGGGCGAGATCATCGCCAAGATGAACGCCTTGGTGGACACCGAAGTCATCGACGCGTTGTACCTGGCCAGCCAAGCGGGCGTGAAGATCCGCCTCAACGTTCGTGGCGTCTGCTGCTTGCGACCCGGCGTGCCAGGGATGAGCGAAACGATTGAAGTCGTTTCCATCGTCGACCGCTTCTTGGAACACGCCCGAACGTTTTACTTCCGCCACGGTGGCGATCACGAGATGTTCATCAGCAGTGCCGACTGGATGCCTCGCAACCTGGACCGCCGCGTTGAACTCCTGGTTCCCGTCATCGATCCCGAAGCCCGCAAACGTCTTCGCGAAACCCTGCAACTGTATTTCCGCGACAACCAAAACGCGTGGCGGATGCAGCCGGACGGAAGTTACCAGCGTTTGAGGCCTCGCAAGAACCAGGCCCCCATGCGGGTTCAGGAGACACTGTATCATCAGGTGGTCGAAAATCGAAAAGCAGCCAAACAGGACTCGCAATCGACTTTCGAAACTCATCGTCCTGATTGA
- a CDS encoding ATPase with chaperone activity produces MSQSSGIPSSGNIDSQLDTLINRIHALSGEKAGGTRGGGESPGAGHPGAAASGRTANSESATNPSAGISPNKAVTPGSISAAAGTPSPIAPSPGSSAAPRAAAGNSPPHPAAPLASSGPAPVPGQPQGQNRSPEQNRPSPARPRPTQPAGYQPNRDEPWRPVEPDSIVTGHINETLVESIIFRFILNAGESEGRRIADQVQLPFRLIEPILERLKMDQSVAYKSATATNDYVYVLTESGRAIARNHLHDSTYHGSCPVRLADYIESVKLQTIEGQYPKRNDLQRAFSDLLINPKMLHRLGPAVASGRGMFLFGFPGNGKTSIAERVTGAFGKYIWIPRAVDIDGDILRVFDPMNHEAAMPETSGGLLNSGSFDKRWVRIKRPTIVAGGELTMEMLEVLNNPTSNISEAPLQMKSNCGTLVIDDFGRQKMSVDQLLNRWIIPLEKRYDFLNMASGKKIQVPFDQLVIFSTNLEPKDLVDDAFLRRIPYKIEVENPPEADFRKLFEIMCKVTKIPYNAEAIDYLVKTHYLAVDRPFRNCQPRDLLLQVRNFCLYNNLEVELKKEYFDFACDNYFSVM; encoded by the coding sequence ATGAGTCAGTCCTCGGGAATCCCGTCTTCCGGAAACATCGACAGCCAATTGGATACTCTGATCAATCGCATTCACGCGTTGAGCGGGGAGAAAGCAGGGGGAACCCGAGGTGGCGGGGAGTCACCTGGGGCGGGCCATCCCGGGGCGGCAGCCAGCGGCCGAACTGCGAATTCGGAATCGGCCACCAACCCGTCCGCCGGAATTTCACCCAACAAGGCAGTCACACCCGGTTCCATCTCCGCCGCCGCTGGCACCCCCTCCCCGATTGCCCCGAGTCCTGGATCTTCCGCTGCCCCTCGAGCTGCTGCCGGAAACAGTCCGCCACATCCCGCGGCGCCGCTCGCATCCAGCGGCCCCGCTCCCGTTCCAGGCCAGCCGCAGGGACAAAATCGCTCCCCGGAGCAGAACCGGCCGAGCCCCGCACGCCCGCGTCCGACCCAGCCGGCTGGATACCAGCCCAATCGCGACGAACCGTGGAGGCCCGTGGAACCTGATTCGATTGTGACTGGCCATATCAACGAAACTCTCGTCGAATCGATCATCTTCCGCTTCATTCTCAACGCTGGCGAATCGGAAGGACGTCGCATCGCGGACCAAGTCCAACTGCCCTTTCGGTTGATCGAGCCCATCCTGGAACGGCTGAAGATGGATCAGTCCGTCGCTTACAAAAGTGCGACCGCCACCAATGACTACGTGTATGTGCTCACTGAATCCGGCCGTGCGATCGCCCGCAATCACCTCCATGACTCCACTTACCATGGAAGCTGCCCCGTTCGATTGGCCGACTACATCGAGAGCGTCAAACTTCAAACCATTGAGGGGCAATACCCGAAACGAAACGACTTGCAGCGGGCTTTCAGTGACCTTTTGATCAACCCCAAAATGCTTCACCGACTGGGCCCCGCGGTCGCCAGCGGTCGCGGGATGTTCTTGTTTGGCTTCCCCGGCAACGGCAAAACCTCGATTGCGGAACGGGTCACGGGCGCTTTTGGCAAGTACATCTGGATCCCGCGGGCGGTGGACATCGACGGCGACATCTTGCGTGTCTTCGACCCGATGAACCACGAAGCCGCCATGCCGGAAACCTCCGGCGGCCTGCTGAACTCCGGCAGCTTTGACAAACGCTGGGTGCGGATCAAACGCCCCACCATCGTCGCCGGTGGGGAACTGACGATGGAGATGCTGGAGGTTCTGAACAACCCGACCAGCAACATCAGCGAAGCTCCCCTGCAGATGAAAAGCAACTGCGGAACGCTGGTGATTGATGACTTTGGCCGTCAAAAGATGTCCGTTGACCAGCTGCTCAACCGCTGGATCATCCCACTGGAAAAACGCTATGACTTTTTGAACATGGCATCGGGCAAGAAGATCCAGGTCCCGTTCGACCAATTGGTCATCTTCAGCACCAACCTGGAACCGAAAGACCTGGTCGACGACGCGTTCCTCCGCCGCATCCCCTATAAAATTGAAGTCGAGAACCCGCCCGAGGCCGACTTCCGCAAGCTGTTTGAAATCATGTGCAAAGTCACCAAGATTCCTTACAACGCGGAGGCGATTGATTACTTGGTCAAGACTCACTACTTGGCCGTCGACCGCCCGTTCCGCAACTGCCAACCGCGAGATTTACTGCTGCAAGTTCGCAACTTTTGCCTCTACAACAACCTCGAAGTGGAGCTCAAAAAGGAGTACTTCGACTTCGCTTGCGACAACTACTTCTCCGTGATGTAG
- a CDS encoding sulfite exporter TauE/SafE family protein, whose product MLSSLTPDQIALLAVGATGIGFSKSGFPGISMLHVVLFAFVFGALESTGVLLPMLVVGDLCAIGFFGRKADWSHVRRLLPPTLVGIMIGWAMMDRLDPEHFKTLVGGIILALAAVQAARLLRPKLFEKFTHQVWFSVFLGLLAGLTTMLANAAGPVVALYLLAVSLPKWELIGTSAWLFLVLNILKLPLSYNLGLITPDTLLVGAALAPMIPLGILSGKWLVTRVSQTWFNAILLGFTAIAAMRLMAWF is encoded by the coding sequence ATGCTTTCATCGCTCACCCCCGACCAAATTGCACTGTTGGCTGTGGGCGCCACCGGCATTGGATTCTCCAAATCCGGGTTCCCTGGCATCAGCATGTTGCATGTGGTCCTCTTCGCCTTTGTCTTTGGCGCGTTGGAATCCACTGGTGTGCTACTGCCGATGCTGGTCGTCGGGGACCTCTGTGCCATTGGCTTTTTCGGCCGAAAAGCGGATTGGTCCCATGTCCGACGATTGCTTCCGCCAACGTTGGTCGGAATCATGATTGGTTGGGCGATGATGGACCGCCTCGATCCCGAGCACTTCAAAACACTCGTCGGCGGCATCATTCTCGCGCTTGCCGCTGTGCAAGCCGCACGCTTGCTCCGCCCCAAGTTGTTTGAAAAATTCACCCACCAAGTCTGGTTCTCTGTGTTTCTTGGCCTGCTTGCAGGTCTAACAACGATGTTGGCCAATGCCGCTGGGCCAGTGGTTGCGCTTTATCTTCTGGCGGTCAGCTTGCCGAAATGGGAATTGATCGGCACCAGCGCCTGGCTGTTTCTGGTATTAAACATCCTGAAGCTTCCGTTGAGCTACAACCTGGGTCTCATCACACCCGATACATTGTTGGTGGGCGCCGCGCTGGCTCCCATGATCCCACTCGGAATCTTGTCGGGAAAATGGTTGGTCACCCGAGTTTCTCAAACTTGGTTCAACGCGATCCTTCTCGGATTCACCGCAATTGCAGCAATGCGATTGATGGCCTGGTTCTGA
- a CDS encoding neutral/alkaline non-lysosomal ceramidase N-terminal domain-containing protein: MARYLAVSGRSIWLDWHLSFCLVIGVLVSASMVGGQEATPNHATLEAASESDLLVGSAQREITPPIGFPMSGYFHERLATETRDPLFAKAMVFEQGDTVVVWVVCDLVGITRDLFEEVARRSESLHGIPAKNHLVSATHSHTAPDYRAHLVRHLRGELKEESPYAEKLVNGIVGAIGDAISSKRSAKVLAGNAIQSVPVSFNRRSVMKDGSILTWQRESNPERIRSAGPIDDQLGVIAVVDSETNRPFTICSSYALHLDTVGGTRWSADYPAFMQRAVAEKFGDDVLSIFGAGTCGDINHADPSRQERNSCEFIGYSLGETLVNQARSMLESSIKTSPNPKSRLKYRHAVVPLPLQTLTEQQIDRARELIPIARGGEKVAFEDLVAANRDAQLDRLTHNPSWIDGEDPANVSPMIAWKGIGDHLPVEVATITVGDELAIVFLPGEVFVDLGLAIKRHSPFETTLVIELSNCVETAYLPTHAAYAQGSYEVINSRTQPGSGEKLVAAALALLRSAASDENSVKYELPSELTSR, encoded by the coding sequence ATGGCCAGATACTTGGCTGTTTCCGGACGTTCGATTTGGCTTGATTGGCATCTGTCGTTTTGCTTGGTCATTGGGGTCCTTGTCAGTGCTTCGATGGTTGGCGGGCAGGAAGCGACGCCCAACCATGCCACGCTCGAAGCCGCTTCGGAGTCGGATTTGTTGGTTGGCAGTGCTCAGCGAGAGATCACGCCGCCGATTGGATTCCCGATGTCAGGCTATTTTCATGAGCGACTGGCCACGGAAACACGTGACCCGCTGTTTGCGAAAGCGATGGTTTTTGAACAAGGCGACACGGTGGTGGTCTGGGTGGTCTGTGATTTGGTCGGCATCACCCGCGATTTGTTCGAAGAAGTGGCGCGGAGATCCGAATCGTTGCACGGGATCCCGGCCAAAAATCACCTTGTTTCAGCGACACATTCGCACACCGCTCCGGATTATCGAGCACACCTGGTTCGTCATCTTCGTGGTGAACTGAAAGAGGAGTCTCCCTACGCAGAAAAGCTGGTCAACGGAATTGTGGGAGCGATCGGTGACGCCATCTCGAGCAAGCGTTCGGCCAAAGTCTTGGCGGGCAACGCGATTCAATCGGTGCCGGTTTCATTCAATCGACGCTCGGTCATGAAAGACGGCAGCATTCTGACGTGGCAACGTGAGTCCAACCCAGAGCGAATTCGTTCCGCTGGTCCGATCGATGACCAGTTGGGCGTGATCGCGGTGGTCGATTCCGAAACCAATCGACCGTTCACGATTTGCAGCAGCTACGCGTTGCATTTGGACACCGTCGGCGGGACGCGTTGGAGTGCGGACTACCCGGCTTTCATGCAGCGAGCGGTGGCTGAAAAGTTTGGTGACGATGTGCTTTCGATCTTTGGTGCTGGCACGTGCGGTGACATCAATCACGCCGATCCATCCCGCCAAGAACGCAATTCCTGCGAATTCATTGGGTATTCTTTGGGTGAGACCTTGGTGAACCAGGCTCGTTCGATGTTGGAGAGCTCAATCAAAACATCGCCCAATCCGAAATCGCGATTAAAATATCGTCACGCGGTGGTGCCGTTGCCGCTGCAAACGTTGACTGAACAGCAGATTGATCGTGCGAGAGAGTTGATCCCGATTGCCCGTGGGGGCGAAAAGGTGGCGTTTGAGGATCTCGTTGCCGCCAACCGAGATGCTCAGCTGGACCGTTTGACCCACAATCCTTCGTGGATCGACGGCGAAGATCCAGCGAATGTTTCGCCGATGATTGCCTGGAAAGGCATCGGTGATCATTTGCCCGTTGAGGTCGCGACCATCACTGTGGGGGATGAGTTGGCCATCGTCTTCCTGCCAGGAGAGGTTTTTGTTGATTTAGGTTTGGCGATCAAGCGTCATTCGCCTTTTGAAACCACGCTGGTGATTGAGTTGTCCAACTGTGTCGAAACCGCCTACCTGCCCACGCATGCCGCGTATGCCCAGGGCAGCTACGAGGTCATCAATTCCCGAACCCAGCCTGGATCGGGTGAAAAATTAGTTGCCGCAGCACTCGCGTTGCTCCGTAGCGCGGCCTCGGATGAAAACTCTGTGAAATACGAACTCCCTTCTGAACTGACTTCTCGATGA
- a CDS encoding c-type cytochrome domain-containing protein, whose amino-acid sequence MSITSSLLLMLKSPLRRNATRPGRTTRGGDLFLLLSLLPLLCLQLGPRVANAAEEDSAEAAAIRMAVDEEGLVVNFERDIAPIFRQHCLECHGAEEAKADFRVDDRDTVFGYVEAEDLESSSMYIDYLVSEDDDMLMPPRSHGGPLAPAELALIRIWIEEGANWPEDAHLVQPDLDGSGQPVELADGIRKGIDPTQAGLLARVWSFQGFLHPATVHFPIALFLVGGLFVVLGWKWPTLGTQVPLVCLLLGAATAIVATMMGWSFSVEKGYGSWTKINLDSELFWHRWSAIIVTVLSSIFAIIALKSLRSDDEASHQRLTNVWKIGLLVVAGMVGAVGHQGGELTYGKDFYPKAISILLGQPWPPEEAAETIPESSLEEASPEITGEAAPTDSTAQVGRLDFPDAQFTSFPLRV is encoded by the coding sequence ATGTCCATCACCTCTTCTTTGCTGCTGATGCTCAAATCTCCACTCCGCCGCAACGCCACCCGCCCCGGACGAACCACCCGCGGTGGCGATTTGTTCCTGCTGCTATCCCTCCTGCCCTTGCTTTGCCTGCAACTGGGGCCCCGCGTGGCGAACGCCGCCGAAGAGGACTCCGCTGAGGCCGCTGCGATCCGGATGGCGGTCGACGAAGAGGGCCTGGTGGTGAACTTCGAACGCGACATTGCCCCGATCTTCCGGCAGCACTGCTTGGAATGCCACGGCGCCGAAGAAGCCAAAGCCGATTTCCGGGTCGATGATCGTGACACGGTCTTTGGCTATGTCGAGGCAGAGGACTTGGAATCAAGTTCGATGTACATCGATTACCTGGTCAGCGAAGACGACGACATGCTGATGCCTCCACGCAGCCACGGCGGCCCGCTTGCCCCCGCGGAACTGGCCTTGATTCGGATCTGGATCGAAGAAGGGGCGAACTGGCCGGAGGATGCCCACCTGGTTCAACCTGACCTGGACGGCTCGGGGCAACCGGTTGAGCTCGCCGATGGCATTCGCAAAGGAATCGATCCGACCCAGGCAGGGCTGCTGGCTCGGGTCTGGTCGTTCCAAGGGTTCCTGCACCCCGCGACCGTTCACTTCCCCATCGCCTTGTTCCTGGTCGGCGGACTGTTTGTCGTGCTGGGTTGGAAATGGCCCACACTGGGCACCCAAGTCCCCTTGGTTTGCCTGCTGCTGGGTGCCGCGACCGCGATTGTGGCAACGATGATGGGATGGTCTTTCTCGGTCGAAAAAGGCTACGGCTCCTGGACCAAAATCAACTTGGACTCGGAGCTGTTTTGGCATCGCTGGTCCGCCATCATCGTGACGGTCCTCTCCAGCATCTTCGCGATCATCGCTCTGAAATCTTTGCGAAGCGACGACGAAGCGAGCCACCAACGCCTGACAAACGTTTGGAAAATCGGTTTATTGGTGGTCGCTGGCATGGTGGGTGCGGTGGGACACCAAGGCGGCGAGTTGACCTACGGGAAAGACTTCTATCCCAAGGCGATCAGCATCTTGCTGGGCCAACCTTGGCCTCCCGAAGAGGCCGCGGAGACCATCCCCGAGAGCTCACTTGAAGAAGCCTCGCCCGAAATCACGGGGGAAGCCGCCCCGACGGACTCGACCGCCCAAGTCGGTCGGCTCGATTTTCCTGACGCCCAGTTCACTTCATTTCCATTGCGAGTTTGA